Proteins from one Corallococcus exiguus genomic window:
- a CDS encoding CHAD domain-containing protein has translation MPPPTPIRGLGPDTALGDAARRILAGRLADVRHPESQLDDELGEDGVHDMRVATRRLRAALQVFQATGKLTRLETDVKRLQDALGDVRDLHVQDKWLDTAAKGKKDASKALAGLRESHLSGLKSREKKLRAELERWTDRTVPRLLKKVDTLEDTHRFAGKRVRSHLRQRLRRVEKRLERYADAPDAASAHALRKDLKKLRYELEIFQPAFRRTVGALLEVLVPLQDGLGELHDADVRLELFERAAAEAPPGQRKAARKLLPQARDERAERSAEIAREVQRWHAEAIPKRLRKALT, from the coding sequence ATGCCGCCTCCCACTCCCATCCGGGGCCTGGGCCCCGACACCGCGCTGGGCGACGCCGCCCGCCGCATCCTCGCCGGCCGACTCGCCGACGTGCGCCACCCCGAATCCCAGCTGGACGACGAGTTGGGCGAGGACGGCGTGCACGACATGCGCGTGGCCACCCGCCGCCTGCGCGCCGCGCTCCAGGTGTTCCAGGCCACCGGCAAGCTCACCCGGCTGGAGACGGACGTGAAGCGCCTCCAGGACGCGCTGGGCGACGTGAGGGACCTGCACGTCCAGGACAAGTGGTTGGACACCGCCGCCAAAGGCAAGAAGGACGCGAGCAAGGCGCTGGCCGGCCTGCGCGAGTCCCACCTGTCCGGCCTGAAGTCCCGGGAGAAGAAGCTGCGCGCGGAGCTGGAGCGCTGGACGGACCGCACCGTGCCGCGCCTCCTGAAGAAGGTGGACACGCTGGAGGACACCCACCGCTTCGCCGGCAAGCGCGTGCGAAGCCACCTGCGCCAGCGCCTGCGCCGCGTGGAGAAGCGCCTGGAGCGCTACGCGGACGCGCCGGACGCCGCCTCCGCGCACGCCCTGCGCAAGGATTTGAAGAAGCTGCGCTATGAGCTGGAAATCTTCCAGCCTGCCTTCCGCCGCACCGTGGGCGCGCTGCTGGAGGTCCTGGTGCCGCTCCAGGACGGCCTGGGCGAGCTGCACGACGCGGACGTGCGCCTGGAGCTCTTCGAGCGCGCCGCCGCGGAGGCCCCGCCCGGCCAGCGCAAGGCCGCGCGAAAGCTGCTGCCCCAGGCCCGCGACGAGCGCGCGGAGCGGTCCGCCGAAATCGCCCGCGAGGTGCAGCGATGGCACGCGGAGGCCATCCCCAAACGGCTGCGCAAGGCGTTGACCTGA
- a CDS encoding inorganic diphosphatase, with protein MATDFTRLPLRGAQDALHVVVESPRGSTVKLKYDSKLQAFTLSRPLTRGFRYPFDWGFIPSTKGPDGDPLDALVYWDVPTWPGVVLPCRPLGVLLVDQKPKGATNGERERNDRLLLVPVNATRSDDLNSYQDLSKREREELEHFFLAVVHFADKDARILGWEGPDAAERMVQQYALKED; from the coding sequence ATGGCCACCGACTTCACCCGCCTGCCCCTGCGCGGCGCTCAGGATGCGTTGCACGTCGTCGTCGAGTCGCCCCGCGGTTCGACGGTGAAGCTGAAATACGACTCGAAGCTCCAGGCCTTCACGCTGTCCCGGCCGCTGACGCGCGGCTTCCGTTACCCATTCGACTGGGGCTTCATCCCCAGCACGAAGGGCCCGGACGGAGACCCGCTGGACGCGCTGGTGTACTGGGACGTGCCCACCTGGCCCGGCGTGGTGCTGCCCTGCCGGCCCCTGGGCGTGCTCCTGGTGGACCAGAAACCGAAGGGCGCGACGAACGGCGAGCGCGAGCGCAATGACCGCCTGCTGCTCGTCCCGGTGAACGCCACCCGCTCGGACGACCTCAACTCCTATCAAGACCTGTCCAAGCGCGAGCGCGAGGAGCTGGAGCACTTCTTCCTCGCGGTGGTGCACTTCGCGGACAAGGACGCGCGCATCCTCGGTTGGGAGGGCCCGGACGCCGCGGAGCGCATGGTTCAACAATACGCCCTCAAGGAGGACTGA
- a CDS encoding B-box zinc finger protein, whose protein sequence is MHHIDIPSGELNEFDLPAICIVTGERQGVVFKPVNFSWYPRWIGFLALLNLLIAIIVASVMTKRVTGTLPFTEEAWSRWKRGQVIMAVSVLAAIALLILAFCLLASDAPEWQGLVALASSVAIPVLAWVFFLRGRGPKVRRIDPDNISLAIPNGPAAHAITGHFLAGLKSPARDDGESLDANEAPAHALCARHDDSVANQVCTRCGAFMCPRCENRVRRESLPLCPGCWELRGHTIAVQAKAPGLTLANSGLFMGVISVIPMCYAVHVVSLVLNTVSLVRNRHPDSPRIDRKKAIAGLALTGIGLLLTLGMRLYSGRW, encoded by the coding sequence ATGCATCACATCGACATCCCCTCCGGCGAGCTGAACGAGTTCGACCTGCCAGCCATCTGCATCGTGACGGGTGAGCGGCAGGGCGTGGTCTTCAAGCCGGTGAACTTCTCCTGGTATCCGCGCTGGATTGGCTTCCTCGCCCTCCTCAACCTGCTCATCGCCATCATCGTCGCGTCCGTGATGACGAAGCGGGTGACGGGCACCCTTCCCTTCACGGAAGAGGCCTGGAGCCGGTGGAAGCGCGGACAGGTCATCATGGCCGTGTCGGTGTTGGCCGCCATCGCGCTGCTCATCCTGGCGTTCTGCCTGCTGGCGTCCGACGCGCCCGAATGGCAGGGCCTGGTCGCGCTGGCATCGAGCGTGGCCATCCCCGTGCTCGCCTGGGTCTTCTTCCTGCGCGGCCGGGGCCCCAAGGTGCGGCGCATCGACCCGGACAACATCTCGCTCGCCATCCCCAACGGTCCCGCCGCGCATGCCATCACGGGCCACTTCCTGGCCGGGCTGAAGTCTCCAGCACGGGATGACGGTGAGAGCCTGGACGCGAACGAAGCTCCGGCTCACGCCCTCTGCGCGCGGCACGACGACAGCGTCGCGAACCAGGTGTGCACCCGTTGCGGCGCGTTCATGTGCCCGCGCTGTGAGAACCGCGTCCGCAGGGAGTCGCTGCCGCTGTGCCCGGGCTGCTGGGAGCTGCGGGGCCACACCATCGCCGTGCAGGCCAAGGCCCCCGGCCTCACGCTGGCGAACTCGGGCCTGTTCATGGGCGTCATCTCGGTGATTCCCATGTGCTACGCGGTCCACGTCGTGTCGCTGGTGCTCAACACCGTGAGCCTGGTGCGCAACCGGCACCCCGACTCGCCCCGCATCGACCGGAAGAAGGCCATCGCCGGGCTCGCGCTCACCGGCATCGGTCTGTTGCTGACGCTCGGAATGCGGCTGTATTCCGGGCGCTGGTAG
- a CDS encoding protein adenylyltransferase SelO encodes MASLEQLVFDNSYARLPPGFAARVAPAPFPDAYVVSVNPAALRLLGLDAEEAARPEFARVFGGATPLPGMEPLAMVYAGHQFGVYVPRLGDGRALLLGEARGPDGDRWDLQLKGGGPTPFSRGGDGRAVLRSTVREYLAGEALHALGIPTTRALCILGSRTPVYREEVETGAMLVRLAPSHVRFGTFEYFHHTEQPGHVATLADHVIAAHFPHLAGQEGRHARFFAEVVERTAELVARWQAVGFAHGVMNTDNMSILGLTLDYGPYGFLDDFDPGFVCNHSDHQGRYAFDQQPRVALWNLACLGEALLTLITEDEARATLTLFQPTFARHFLTRMREKLGLTEARDEDRSLLEDLFALMAGSHVDYTRFFRALNRFDSSPGARNDALRDHFLPPEGFDGWAERYRARLESEGSVDGERHARLDRVNPKYVLRNWVAQQAIARAQEGDFAEVDRVLALVAAPFDEHPGHEAYAASPPTWGRHLVVSCSS; translated from the coding sequence ATGGCCTCGCTCGAACAGCTCGTCTTCGACAACAGCTACGCCCGCCTGCCTCCCGGGTTCGCCGCCCGGGTGGCCCCCGCGCCCTTCCCGGACGCGTACGTGGTGAGCGTGAACCCGGCGGCCCTGCGGCTGCTGGGATTGGACGCGGAGGAGGCCGCGCGCCCGGAGTTCGCGCGCGTGTTCGGCGGGGCCACGCCGCTGCCCGGCATGGAGCCCCTGGCCATGGTGTACGCGGGGCACCAGTTCGGCGTGTACGTGCCGCGCCTGGGAGACGGCCGCGCGCTGCTCCTGGGCGAGGCGCGCGGCCCGGATGGCGACAGATGGGACCTGCAGCTGAAGGGTGGAGGGCCCACGCCCTTCTCGCGCGGCGGTGACGGGCGCGCGGTGCTGCGCTCCACCGTGCGCGAGTACCTGGCCGGAGAGGCCCTGCACGCGCTGGGCATCCCCACCACGCGGGCCCTGTGCATCCTGGGCAGCCGCACGCCGGTGTACCGCGAGGAGGTGGAGACCGGCGCCATGCTGGTGCGCCTGGCCCCGTCACACGTGCGCTTCGGCACCTTCGAGTACTTCCACCACACCGAGCAGCCCGGCCACGTGGCCACGCTCGCGGACCACGTCATCGCCGCGCACTTCCCGCACCTCGCGGGCCAGGAGGGCCGCCACGCGCGCTTCTTCGCGGAGGTGGTGGAGCGCACCGCGGAGCTGGTAGCGCGATGGCAGGCGGTGGGCTTCGCGCACGGCGTGATGAACACCGACAACATGTCCATCCTGGGGCTCACGCTGGACTACGGCCCCTATGGGTTCCTGGACGACTTCGACCCCGGCTTCGTCTGCAACCACTCCGACCACCAGGGCCGCTACGCGTTCGACCAGCAGCCCCGCGTCGCGCTGTGGAACCTGGCCTGTCTGGGCGAGGCGCTGCTCACGCTCATCACCGAGGACGAGGCGCGCGCCACGCTGACGCTCTTCCAGCCCACGTTCGCGCGGCACTTCCTGACGCGCATGCGAGAGAAGCTGGGCCTGACGGAGGCCCGCGACGAGGACCGCTCGCTGCTGGAGGACCTGTTCGCGCTGATGGCCGGCTCGCACGTGGACTACACGCGCTTCTTCCGCGCGCTGAACCGGTTCGACTCCAGCCCCGGTGCTCGCAACGACGCGCTCCGCGACCACTTCCTGCCGCCAGAGGGCTTCGACGGGTGGGCCGAGCGCTACCGGGCGCGGCTGGAGTCGGAAGGGAGCGTGGACGGCGAACGCCACGCGCGCCTGGACCGCGTCAACCCGAAGTACGTGCTGCGCAACTGGGTGGCGCAGCAGGCCATCGCCCGGGCCCAGGAAGGGGACTTCGCGGAGGTGGACCGCGTGCTCGCGCTGGTGGCCGCGCCCTTCGACGAACACCCCGGTCATGAGGCCTACGCGGCCTCGCCTCCGACGTGGGGACGGCACCTGGTGGTGAGCTGCAGTTCGTGA
- a CDS encoding glutathione S-transferase family protein, producing MIDLYTFKTPNGRKISIALEELGIPYKTHSVDISKGEQFKPEFLAINPNNKIPAIVDHDAQGGRPLALFESGAILLYLAEKTGSLMPTDPRGKAEVTQWLMFQMSGLGPTLGQLNHFGRYASAKIPYAIDRFEAEAKRVLGVVEQQLSSRDYLATTYSIADIATYPWLKGSRDFFPELFNNLPNILQYLHRVGSRPAVQRGMQIP from the coding sequence ATGATCGACCTGTACACGTTCAAGACCCCTAACGGCCGCAAGATCTCCATCGCCCTGGAAGAGCTGGGCATCCCCTACAAGACGCACTCGGTGGACATCTCCAAGGGCGAGCAGTTCAAGCCCGAGTTCCTGGCCATCAATCCCAACAACAAGATTCCGGCCATCGTGGACCACGACGCGCAGGGGGGCCGTCCCCTGGCGCTCTTCGAGTCCGGCGCCATCCTGCTGTACCTGGCGGAGAAGACGGGCTCGCTGATGCCCACCGACCCGCGCGGCAAGGCGGAAGTGACGCAGTGGCTGATGTTCCAGATGAGCGGCCTGGGGCCCACCCTCGGCCAGCTCAACCACTTCGGACGCTACGCCTCCGCGAAGATTCCCTACGCCATCGACCGCTTCGAGGCCGAGGCGAAGCGCGTCCTGGGCGTGGTGGAGCAGCAGCTGTCGTCGCGGGACTACCTGGCCACCACGTACTCCATCGCGGACATCGCCACGTACCCGTGGCTGAAGGGCTCGCGGGACTTCTTCCCGGAGCTCTTCAACAACCTGCCCAACATCCTCCAGTACCTGCACCGCGTGGGCAGCCGTCCCGCCGTCCAGCGGGGCATGCAGATTCCCTGA